DNA from Arthrobacter sp. PvP023:
GCCCAGGCGCGCCCCGGCCAGGGCAAAGGCCTTGCTCATGGTACGGGACACGATCAGCCGTTCACGGCCCGGCAGCAGGGTCAGGGCGCTGGGCGTACCGTCGTGGGCAAATTCGTGGTACGCCTCATCGACGATGACGACAGTCTGACTGGCTTCGCCTGCGGCATACACGGCCTCCACCACTTCCAGTCCCAGCCCGGTGCCGGTGGGGTTGTTGGGTGAACACAGGAAGACGATGTTCGGCTGCAGTTCCCGGACCTGCCGGGCAGCCGATTCGGCACTGAGCCCATAGTCGTCCGCACGCTGGCCGACGATGTATTCGGTGTCGGTACCGCTGGCCAGGAGGGGATACATGGAATACGTGGGCGGGAAACCAAGTGCGGTACGTCCCGGCCCGCCGAATGCCTGCAGAATCTGCTGCAGCACTTCGTTGGATCCGTTGGCGGCCCAGATGTTCTCCGCCCCCAGACCGTGGCCGAGGTACTCGGCCAGGCGCTCCCGGAGCTCGGTGAACTCACGGTCCGGATAGCGGTTCAGTCCCGCGGCAGCTGCGGTCACGGCCTCGGAAATGGCCACAAGGACATCGGCCGGAACGCCATGGGTGTTTTCGTTGACGTTGAGCAGAATGGGAACGTCCAGCTGCGGCGCACCGTACGGGGTAAGGCCACGCAGGTTGGTCCGGAGGGGAAGTCGGTTCAGGCGCTCTAGCTGGTCAGTCACTTCAATAGTTTAAGTGAGGGTGGCCGGGGCACCGAAACTGTGACGCTTCCGGCCCTGCCTGGGCTTGCTTCCGCCCGCTGCCTGCGCAGGGTGTCGGGTCTTAGTTTGAGGGGACAAAGATCTGCTGGCCCGGCATGACCCTGCCGCCGTCGAGGTTGTTGAGCTGAACGATATCGGCAACAACATCCCGGGTATCGCGTTCCGGCGCGACAGATCCGGCGATCTCCCACAAGGACTGCCCCGGCTGCACCGTCACCGA
Protein-coding regions in this window:
- a CDS encoding histidinol-phosphate transaminase, with the translated sequence MTDQLERLNRLPLRTNLRGLTPYGAPQLDVPILLNVNENTHGVPADVLVAISEAVTAAAAGLNRYPDREFTELRERLAEYLGHGLGAENIWAANGSNEVLQQILQAFGGPGRTALGFPPTYSMYPLLASGTDTEYIVGQRADDYGLSAESAARQVRELQPNIVFLCSPNNPTGTGLGLEVVEAVYAAGEASQTVVIVDEAYHEFAHDGTPSALTLLPGRERLIVSRTMSKAFALAGARLGYMAAAPEVADALRLVRLPYHLSAITQATALAALTHREALMADVEDIKRQRDRIVTELTRMGLKPAASDSNYVFFGGLENPHEVWQGLLDRGVLIRDVGIPGHLRVTAGTETETTAFLEALELILTGQPSVPA